The following are from one region of the Escherichia sp. E4742 genome:
- the amiA gene encoding N-acetylmuramoyl-L-alanine amidase AmiA, which translates to MSTFKPLKTLTSRRQVLKAGLAALTLSGMSQAIAKEEPLKTSNGHTKPKAKKAGGKRIVVLDPGHGGIDTGAIGRNGSKEKHVVLAIAKNVRSILRNHGIDARLTRSGDTFIPLYDRVEIAHKHGADLFMSIHADGFTNPKAAGASVFALSNRGASSAMAKYLSERENRADEVAGKKATDRDHLLQQVLFDLVQTDTIKNSLTLGSHILKKIKPVHKLHSRNTEQAAFVVLKSPSVPSVLVETSFITNPEEERLLGTAAFRQKIATAIAEGVISYFHWFDNQKAHSKKR; encoded by the coding sequence ATGAGCACTTTTAAACCACTAAAAACACTCACTTCGCGCCGCCAGGTGCTGAAAGCCGGATTGGCTGCCCTGACGTTGTCAGGAATGTCACAAGCCATCGCCAAAGAAGAACCTTTAAAAACCAGCAACGGACACACTAAGCCGAAAGCCAAAAAAGCCGGGGGCAAGCGGATAGTCGTTCTCGATCCAGGTCACGGCGGGATTGATACCGGTGCGATTGGCCGCAACGGGTCAAAAGAAAAACACGTGGTGCTGGCGATTGCCAAAAACGTCCGTTCAATTTTGCGCAATCATGGCATTGATGCGCGGCTGACGCGTTCTGGCGATACCTTTATTCCACTGTATGATCGCGTTGAAATCGCCCATAAACATGGCGCTGACCTGTTTATGTCAATTCACGCCGACGGCTTTACCAACCCGAAAGCTGCCGGTGCATCGGTCTTTGCCCTCTCTAACCGTGGCGCAAGTAGCGCGATGGCAAAATATTTGTCCGAACGCGAAAACCGTGCTGATGAAGTTGCCGGGAAAAAGGCGACTGACAGGGATCACCTATTGCAACAAGTGCTGTTTGATCTGGTGCAAACAGATACCATTAAAAATAGTCTGACGCTCGGCTCGCATATTCTGAAGAAGATTAAGCCGGTGCATAAACTGCACAGCCGCAACACCGAACAAGCCGCGTTTGTGGTGTTGAAATCGCCGTCGGTTCCTTCAGTGCTGGTGGAAACTTCGTTTATCACCAACCCGGAAGAAGAACGGCTGTTAGGCACGGCGGCGTTTCGTCAGAAAATCGCCACAGCGATTGCTGAAGGCGTGATCAGTTATTTCCACTGGTTTGATAACCAGAAAGCACACTCGAAAAAGCGGTAA
- the hemF gene encoding oxygen-dependent coproporphyrinogen oxidase — MKPDAHQVKQFLLNLQDTICQQLSAVDGAEFVEDSWQREAGGGGRSRVLRNGGVFEQAGVNFSHVHGDAMPASATAHRPELAGRSFEAMGVSLVVHPNNPYVPTSHANVRFFIAEKPGADPVWWFGGGFDLTPFYGFEEDAIHWHRTARDLCLPFGEDVYPRYKKWCDEYFYLKHRNEQRGIGGLFFDDLNTPDFDHCFAFMQAVGKGYTDAYLPIVERRKAMEYGERERNFQLYRRGRYVEFNLVWDRGTLFGLQTGGRTESILMSMPPLVRWEYDYQPEAGSPEAALSEFIKVRDWV; from the coding sequence ATGAAGCCCGACGCACACCAGGTTAAACAGTTCCTGCTCAACCTTCAGGACACAATTTGTCAGCAACTGAGCGCCGTAGATGGCGCAGAGTTTGTCGAAGATAGCTGGCAGCGCGAAGCTGGTGGCGGCGGGCGTAGTCGAGTGTTGCGTAATGGTGGTGTTTTCGAACAGGCGGGCGTCAACTTTTCTCACGTCCACGGCGACGCGATGCCCGCTTCCGCGACCGCTCATCGCCCGGAACTTGCCGGGCGCAGTTTCGAGGCGATGGGCGTATCGCTGGTAGTGCATCCAAATAACCCGTATGTCCCCACCAGCCACGCGAATGTGCGCTTTTTTATTGCCGAAAAACCAGGCGCCGATCCCGTCTGGTGGTTTGGCGGTGGATTCGACTTAACCCCATTCTATGGCTTTGAAGAAGACGCCATTCACTGGCACCGCACCGCCCGTGACCTTTGCCTGCCATTTGGTGAAGACGTTTATCCACGTTATAAAAAGTGGTGCGACGAATACTTCTACCTCAAACATCGTAACGAACAGCGCGGCATTGGCGGGCTGTTCTTTGATGACCTGAACACGCCAGACTTCGACCACTGCTTCGCCTTTATGCAGGCGGTAGGCAAAGGCTACACCGACGCATACTTGCCGATTGTTGAGCGACGTAAAGCGATGGAATACGGCGAGCGCGAGCGTAATTTCCAGCTCTACCGTCGCGGTCGTTATGTCGAATTCAACCTGGTCTGGGATCGCGGTACGCTGTTTGGCTTACAAACCGGCGGGCGCACCGAGTCAATCCTGATGTCCATGCCGCCGCTGGTACGCTGGGAGTATGATTATCAGCCAGAAGCAGGCAGTCCGGAAGCTGCGTTGAGTGAGTTTATTAAGGTCAGGGATTGGGTTTAA
- the eutR gene encoding HTH-type transcriptional regulator EutR — translation MKKPRTANLHHLYHDPLSENLKLTPKVEVDNVHQRQTTDVYEHALTITAWQQIYDQLHPGKFHGEFTEILLDDIQVFREYTGLALRQSCLVWPNSFWFGIPATRGEQGFIGSQCLGSAEIATRPGGTEFELSTPDDYTILGVVLSEDVITRQANFLHNPERVLHMLRNQSALEVKEQHKAALWGFVQQALATFCENPENLHQPAVRKVLGDNLLMAMGAMLEEAQPMVTAESISHQSYRRLLSRAREYVLENMSEPVTVLDLCNQLHVSRRTLQNAFHAILGIGPNAWLKRIRLNAVRRELISPWSQSMTVKDAAMQWGFWHLGQFATDYQQLFAEKPSLTLHQRMQELG, via the coding sequence ATGAAAAAGCCCCGTACAGCTAATTTGCACCATCTTTATCATGACCCCTTATCCGAAAACCTGAAGCTTACGCCGAAGGTCGAAGTGGATAATGTTCATCAACGACAGACAACGGATGTCTATGAACATGCTTTGACGATTACCGCCTGGCAGCAGATTTACGATCAGCTGCATCCGGGCAAGTTTCATGGTGAATTTACGGAAATTCTGCTCGATGATATTCAGGTTTTCCGTGAATACACCGGTCTGGCACTGCGTCAGTCGTGCCTGGTCTGGCCGAACTCTTTCTGGTTTGGTATTCCGGCGACACGCGGCGAACAGGGATTTATCGGCTCACAATGCCTGGGAAGCGCGGAAATTGCCACGCGCCCTGGTGGCACCGAGTTTGAACTGAGTACACCGGATGATTATACGATCCTTGGCGTGGTGCTTTCTGAAGATGTCATTACCCGGCAGGCTAACTTTTTGCATAACCCGGAAAGGGTGCTGCATATGTTACGTAACCAGTCGGCGCTGGAAGTGAAAGAGCAGCATAAAGCCGCGCTGTGGGGCTTTGTCCAACAGGCGCTGGCGACATTTTGCGAGAACCCGGAGAATCTTCATCAGCCTGCGGTGCGTAAAGTGCTGGGGGATAATTTGCTGATGGCTATGGGGGCGATGCTGGAAGAAGCGCAACCAATGGTGACGGCGGAAAGTATTAGTCATCAGAGTTACCGCCGTTTGCTTTCCCGCGCCCGTGAATATGTGCTGGAAAACATGTCCGAACCGGTAACCGTACTGGACTTGTGTAATCAACTGCATGTCAGCCGCCGCACCTTACAAAACGCGTTTCACGCTATTTTAGGCATTGGCCCGAATGCGTGGCTAAAACGCATTCGCCTGAATGCCGTGCGCCGTGAACTGATTAGTCCGTGGTCGCAAAGTATGACGGTAAAAGACGCCGCCATGCAGTGGGGATTCTGGCATCTGGGGCAATTTGCCACGGATTATCAGCAACTGTTTGCCGAGAAGCCGTCACTGACACTGCATCAGCGGATGCAGGAGTTGGGGTGA